In a genomic window of Pangasianodon hypophthalmus isolate fPanHyp1 chromosome 1, fPanHyp1.pri, whole genome shotgun sequence:
- the LOC113545462 gene encoding enoyl-CoA delta isomerase 2 has product MSSLWRFCKSARIPGVQLHTTGVLMRASVEDFNQDKAQLRKLKKKPDNEAKWDAWKSQDTLSQEAVGQQYVDLKSSPVAAGSPTGSVKAFQTLLVTTDDGITTIRLNRPQKKNAITVEMYREIVEALDLAGKDDSIITVMTGSGDYYCSGNDLNNFSKALECGVEKTAEELKELLRHYVKSYTDFPKPLAAVVNGPALGVSVTALGLFDIVYATESATFQTHFTQQGQSPSCCSSYTFPGIMGPTKASEMLLFNKKLTATQAYELGLVTEVFPDSSFQSEVWTRLKAYAKLPPNSLALSKQLMRQVEKDKLHAVNDAEVERLMERWLSDECMQAIMSFFQAKAKRQLS; this is encoded by the exons ATGAGCTCTCTGTGGAGATTTTGCAAATCTGCCAG gaTTCCTGGTGTTCAGCTGCACACCACTGGTGTATTGATGAGGGCTTCAGTGGAGGACTTTAACCAGGACAAGGCTCAACTCAGGAAACTAAAGAAGAAACCTGACAATGAG GCAAAGTGGGATGCCTGGAAGTCTCAGGACACCTTGTCACAG GAGGCTGTAGGGCAGCAGTATGTGGATCTCAAGTCGTCTCCAGTAGCAGCAGGTTCACCCACAGGAAGTGTAAAAGCCTTCCAGACGCTGCTGGTCACCACAGATGACGGCATCACCACCATCCGACTCAACAGACCACAGAAGAAGAACGCCATCACTGTGGAG ATGTACCGTGAGATAGTGGAGGCTCTGGATCTCGCCGGGAAAGACGACTCCATCATCACAGTTATGACAG GCAGTGGAGATTACTACTGCAGCGGCAATGATCTGAACAACTTCAGTAAAGCTCTAGAGTGTGGTGTTGAGAAGACGGCTGAAGAGTTGAAGGAGTTACTCAG GCATTATGTAAAATCCTACACTGACTTCCCGAAGCCTCTGGCTGCTGTTGTAAACGGGCCAGCTTTAGGAGTTTCTGTCACTGCACTCGGCCTCTTTGACATCGTCTACGCCACTGAAAGC GCTACTTTCCAAACCCACTTCACTCAGCAAGGACAGAGCCCTTCATGCTGCTCCTCATACACCTTCCCTGGAATTATGGGCCCTACAAAG GCCAGTGAGATGCTCTTGTTCAATAAGAAGCTGACGGCTACACAGGCGTATGAACTGGGCCTAGTGACTGAAGTTTTTCCTGACAGCAGCTTTCAGTCGGAGGTCTGGACCAGGCTAAAGGCCTACGCCAAACTGCCTCCAAAT TCTCTGGCTCTGTCCAAGCAGCTGATGCGTCAGGTGGAGAAGGACAAACTCCACGCTGTGAACGACGCCGAGGTGGAGAGGCTGATGGAGCGCTGGCTCTCTGATGAGTGCATGCAGGCCATCATGAGCTTCTTCCAGGCAAAAGCCAAACGacagcttagctag
- the LOC113545476 gene encoding enoyl-CoA delta isomerase 2 produces the protein MYRILSRRAFRFCRIPGVQLHTTGASMAASVEDFNQAKVQLGTLKNDPGNAVKLQIYALFKQATQGPCNTPKPGMLDFVNKAKWDAWKSLGALTQEDARQQYVDLVSSLVAAEGPPVAAASPTGSVKAFQTLLVTTEEGVTTIRLNRPQKKNAITVEMYNELMEALDLAGKNDSVITVLTGSGDYYCSGNDLNNFTKIPEGGIEKMAKDSGELLRRYVKAYIDFPKPLIAVINGPAVGISVTVLGLFDIVYATESATFHTPFSNLGQSPEGCSSYTFPKIMGAAKASEMLLFNKKLTATQAYELGLVTEVFPDSSFQSEVWTRLKAYAKLPPNSLALSKQLMRQVEKDKLHAVNDAEVERLVERWLSDECMQAIMSFFQGKAKL, from the exons ATGTACCGTATTCTGTCGAGGCGTGCTTTCAGATTTTGCAG GATTCCTGGTGTTCAGCTTCACACCACTGGTGCATCGATGGCAGCTTCAGTGGAGGACTTTAACCAAGCCAAGGTTCAACTGGGGACACTAAAGAATGACCCTGGCAATGCGGTCAAACTCCAGATCTATGCCCTCTTTAAACAG gcCACACAGGGACCCTGTAACACTCCGAAACCGGGAATGCTGGACTTTGTGAACAAGGCGAAGTGGGACGCCTGGAAGTCTCTGGGTGCTTTGACACAG GAGGACGCCAGGCAGCAGTATGTGGACCTCGTCTCATCTCTGGTAGCTGCAGAGGGACCTCCAGTAGCAGCAGCTTCACCCACAGGAAGTGTAAAAGCCTTCCAGACGCTGCTGGTCACCACAGAGGAGGGCGTCACCACCATCCGACTCAACAGACCACAGAAGAAGAACGCCATCACTGTGGAG ATGTATAACGAGCTGATGGAAGCTCTGGATCTTGCTGGAAAAAATGACTCGGTCATTACAGTCCTCACAG GCAGTGGTGATTACTACTGCAGTGGCAATGACCTGAACAACTTCACTAAAATCCCAGAGGGTGGCATTGAGAAGATGGCTAAGGATTCTGGAGAGCTCCTCAG GCGGTATGTGAAAGCCTACATTGACTTCCCGAAGCCTCTGATTGCTGTTATAAACGGACCAGCTGTGGGAATTTCTGTCACCGTACTCGGCCTCTTTGACATCGTCTACGCTACAGAAAGT GCGACGTTTCACACCCCTTTCAGTAATCTGGGACAGAGTCCTGAGGGCTGCTCGTCATACACCTTCCCTAAAATAATGGGAGCTGCAAAG GCAAGTGAGATGCTCTTGTTCAATAAGAAGCTGACGGCTACACAGGCGTATGAACTGGGCCTAGTGACTGAAGTTTTTCCTGACAGCAGCTTTCAGTCGGAGGTCTGGACCAGGCTAAAGGCTTACGCCAAACTGCCTCCAAAT TCTCTGGCTCTGTCCAAGCAGCTGATGCGTCAGGTGGAGAAGGACAAACTCCACGCTGTGAACGACGCCGAGGTGGAGAGGCTGGTGGAGCGCTGGCTCTCTGATGAGTGCATGCAGGCCATCATGAGCTTCTTCCAGGGCAAGGCCAAACTGTAA